In Peromyscus eremicus chromosome X, PerEre_H2_v1, whole genome shotgun sequence, the sequence GAAAGTCTTCATTCTGACATTTGACCATCAGCTGTAGAATACCCTCCTCACTAGTGATACATTCCTCTTGTTTGGGCGGAGATTGTAGATCACCAAATGTTAGCACATTTTAAAGGCCTATGGAGGGAACAGCTTTCTGTTTGTAAAAGCAATCTTCAGTATGAAGTAATTAATCGATAGAAACAAGCATGGGAGATTTTTAGAAACAAAATAGCCTTCACGGGTGCCAATGGGATTGTTGGTGCTTGAAATTTCTGGAGAGCGAACAGGTGGTAGGCAGAGAAGGCCTGGACAATGGTTTGACATCGAAGCCTCCAGGGTTTGTGAAAGTTGACTAACTTAACCTAAATGACATACAGGACACTGAAACCTTTGCCATCTCCAGGAGTTCAGCAGAAAGGGTAACTTCTACCCATGGTAAATCTGAACAGTATATTCTTTCATGTTATACAAAGTTCTTCAGTATCAGGATGAAGAATACTATCTCTGCTTAAGCTACATTTCCACAATCCTGTCCAGCACAGAGGGCACACTAGGCCCTGCTGCATCACCAGGACATCTAAAGCCCATCTTTCTTCAAAAGACAAAGAGTAAGATGGTCCACAACAGTGTGGGGAAAGTAGTCATAAATCAGCTCTTCCTAATATGGTCTAGCTATGGAAATACAGTCACAGTTACCGGTTAGATGTCACCATCCTCTCAGGCTCCTAGTGAATGAGGGTCCATTGTATTGGGAAGTTCTCAAACTGTACATTAGTGCCTCCATGTACTTTCTTTCCCTGCCTATTATATGGATGTATAGTCTAAAGAATACCAACCAAAGGACCAGAAGCCCTACTACCATCATGATGCCTCCATGAACTCAAATAAAGCCCTAGTGGCTGACTCATGTGGGCTCACATTATGTCAGAATTCCCCCTGTTTGATTCCTAAAGCCTATCTATTACATTTGtaagaggaaaggggaaatcaGAAATGAGGCTTTTGGAAAGTCACACTCAAGAGTGTGCAAACAGGATACCATGGGTGTTGTCTATTGTGTCCTGTGTCCACTTTCTCTCTGTagctgcagtgcatcagtctCTTGatctgcagtgcatcagcctctcttgAGATGCACTACATCATTCTATAGAGCTGCAGTGGATcagtctctagagctgcagtgcaacaTCCTCTCTAGAGCTGTAGTGCATCATcatctctagagctgcagtgcatcagcctctctagagctacAGTGCATCAGTCTCTGGAGCTGCAGTGCAttagcctctctagagctgcagtgcatcagcctctagagctgcagtgcattaggctctctagagctgcagtgcatcagcctctctagagcttcAGATCTGCAGtacatcagcctctctagagctgcagtgcatcagcctctctagagctgcagtggaacatcctctctagagctgcagtgcatcagcctctctagagcttcagagatgcagtgcatcagcctcccTAGAGTTGCAGTGcgtcagcctctctagagctgcagtgtatcaacgtctctagagctgcagtgcaacatcctctctagagctgcagtgcatcagcctctctagagctgcagtgcatcagcctgtAGAGCTGCaatgcatcagcctctctagagctacagtgcatcagcctctctagagctgcagtgcatcagcctgtAGAGCTGCaatgcatcagcctctctagagctgcagtgcatcagcctctctagagctgcagtgcatcaacgtctctagagctgcagtgcaacaTCCTCTCTAGAGctacagtgcatcagcctctctagagctgcagtgcattagcctctctagagctgcagtgcatcagcctctagagctgcagtgcattaggctctctagagctgcagtgcatcagcctctctagagcttcAGATCTGCAGtacatcagcctctctagagctgcagtgcatcagcctctctagagctgcagtggaacatcctctctagagctgcagtgcatcagcctctctagagcttcagagatgcagtgcatcagcctcccTAGAGTTGCAGTGcgtcagcctctctagagctgcagtgtatcaacgtctctagagctgcagtgcaacatcctctctagagctgcagtgcatcagcctctctagagctgcagtgcatcagcctgtAGAGCTGCaatgcatcagcctctctagagctacagtgcatcagcctctctagagctgcagtgcatcagcctgtAGAGCTGCaatgcatcagcctctctagagctgcagtgcatcagcctctctagagcttcAGAGATGCTGTGTGTCAGCCTCTCTAGAGTTGCaatgcatcagcctctctagagctgcagtgcatcaacgtctctagagctgcagtgcaacaTCCTCTCTAGAGctacagtgcatcagcctctctagagctgcagtgcattagcctctctagagctgcagtgcatcatcCTTTCTAGAGGCATAGTGCATCATCATCTCTAGAGCTTCAGTGCATCAGCCTGTAGAGCTGCAGTACATCagcttctctagagctgcagtgcaccagcctctctagagctgcagtgcatcagcctctctagagctgcatcAGCCTGTAGAGCTGCAATGCATCAGCATCTCTAGAGCTACAGTGCAGCAGTCTCTGGAGCTGCAGTGCATTAGCCTCTCTACAGctacagtgcatcagcctctctagagctgcagtgcatcagcttTTCTAGAGCTtcagagctgcagtgcatcagcctctagaactgcagtgcatcagcctctctagagctgcagtgcatcagcttctctagagctgcagtgcaccagcctctctagagctgcagtgcatcagcctctctagagctgcatcAGCCTGTAGAGCTGCAATGCATCAGCATCTCTAGAGCTACAGTGCAGCAGTCTCTAGAGCTTCAGTGCACCAGTCTCTCTACAGCTgtagtgcatcagcctctctagagctgcagtgtaTCAGCCTCTCTGGaactgcagtgcatcagcctctctagagctgcagtgtaTCAGCATCTCTACAGCTGCAGTGTATCAATCTGTAGAGCTGCAGTTTATCAGCCTCTTTAGAGAtacagtgcatcagcctctcagcaaaggataaccaggctacaacccacaacccaagagaagttaggtaaagaggaggtcCCTAAGACGGATATGcatggatcaccccaggaagggaaaatggaTACGATCTCCTGGGCAAACTGGGAAGCGggtagaaggaaggagatgggggatggAAACATGAGAGATCTGGAGGGCCAAGCTGGAGTAGGGATGGAAGGGgacagcaatgaaagagatatcttgacagagggagccattatggggttagggagaaacctggtgctaggaaaatctccaagaacccacaaggatgaccccagctaagactcctagcaatggtggagagggtgccttaaTTGGCCTTCTCCTGTAGTCAGATGggtgactaccttaattgtcatcatagaacctatatccagtgactaatggaagcagatgcagagatccacagccaagcacttggccgaacttttggagttcagttgaagaaagggaggagggattatatgagcaaggggcatcaagaccatgatgggaaaaaccacagagagagCTGACCCAAGTTAGTGGGAgatcacagactctggactgacagctggggagcttgcatgggaccaaactaagtaagccctctgaatgtgggtgactgctgtgtggcttggtctgtttgtggggtccctgACAGTGGGACcaatcctgggtacatgaactggctttttagagccgattccctatggtgggatgccttggtcagccttgatgcagggggggaggggcttggtcctgccccaactgaatgtaccaggctttgttgactcaatggaggccttaccctctatgaggagtggatgtgggaggGGGggcagatgaggggtgagagcaggagatggggagggagaggaaacagtggttggtatgtaaaatgaaaaaaatcttaaacaaaaaaattgcCTAGGACAAGGCTTCCCAAGACCTGAGGAAGGCTGTAGATTGACTGTTCAATGTCTTTGCTTGGATTTACTGACCTTCACTTTGACTTCAGTCACATTCAAAGTTTTTGCAAGTTCTTTCCTgtggaaagaaaaccacaaagtTTAGCGTGCAGTGTTTTACATGAAATGCAAAGTCATATATGATTTCTACGCTTTTTTAATATTGCTATCCTCCCTCACACTCCCCATTTAAATTTCATTCTCAGAACTAGTCTTGCTTTTGAAATGGTTTTGCCTCTTACGAAAGTTTTTAAACAATACAGATGAATAATTTTAACacactattaaaaattaaaaataaatgccgAAGTGTACGCTGAGCAAattatactaatttaaaaaacagcaccgtggaagggaaagggaaaccGAAAGGAGTTGATGGATAGGTACACAGTCTCTGAAAAGATGACGAGACTACTGGTGAGGAGGTTACCCAACAAAGTGTAAATCCTTAACACTGGTGAACTTTACACTAGTGAGTATTTTGCCACACTATAGTCATGTTTCTATATTTTACAGTAATTAGAATATGACTCGAAATGAATGGCGTTGACTATGTACACTTGTTTTGGGCCAACACTACACGCTAATACTGACTTTTACCCCTACACAAGGCACCCTCCTGTACCCACCACCTAGGGAGAAGACAGCAATGGCTTAGGGAGGGATGACAGGAAACCAGGGCCTGGATGAACCAAAGGACATCTCAACCTGAGACAACAGGGAGGTTGGGGATAGCTCCTGGTGCAAGACACATACCTGGCAAGTGCATCTGGGTACTGGGTTTCTTTGAacaatttttccatttcctcGACCTGCCCCAGTGTGAACTTCAATGTGGTTCGCCGCTGCCTTCGTGATGAACGGCGCCTCGGAATCCTAATCACAGGCTCAGCTGAGGGTCTTGGCTCCTCCTGGTGAGGCCCCGAGGAAGAGGAGTTCGCGTCCCTACTGCTCTCCTCAGAGCCGTTTTGGCTCTCACGGACATGGCGGACCCCGTTATTTAGTTCCATTAGGCAGCCCGCGTCACCTCCACTAGGGTTGTCACCCACCATTGCCAAGGCAGCCTCTAAGGTGGAGACCTCAGCTATCTCCTCACCATTCTCATTCCTCACAATGTATATATATTGCCATTGGACCTTGCGGGCCATGACTAGTAGTGGGCCGAAGCCACAGAGAGAAGTGGGGCTCCAGGAATGACCACCCTCAAGGCCTATTGTTTGGTCAGTCTCTACTACCAATGAGGCGTCAAGAGAAGGCCTGAGGAAAGGGTGACGTCAACGTGTCCTTCTGCGCATGCTCCACGCTTCTCCATGTTCCTCACGGTTGACGTCAACACACTCCTCTCCAGATGAGCACTATAGGCTTTACCCTCACTGACTGACTGCTTTGGGCTTTTTGATCTCTTGCTGAGGTAGGTGGTATTTGCTTTGTTGCACAAATGGTGGGTGTGGTCCAAAAGATGAGGAACGAGGGAGCCATTGTGAAAGGTCCTGGGAAGTTAAACCTTGCTTCTAGGGCATGCGTGCAAGAATGAGTTTTAGCATGTGTCTGTGCGCATGCGCAGGCTGCCTGTTTCTCCTAGGTTGTAGAGATGACACTGAAGGGTGAATTGTGTAGCATTGCAAGATAATTCGGGAATAGAGTATGAGAGAAAGGTGggaacacacacagaccacaggaCCCTTGAGTGAACGTGTAGAAAATTTCTGTGAACCTCACCCTCCACCTACCACTGCTGCTCAGAGAATGGGCTTAGAACTAAGTAGACATGATCAGATTAGTGGCTGATAGTTCAAGAGTGCCTGTTAGTACATTGAATGCTAGCTATCCATTCTTCTTCAAGCTCAACATCAAGATCTTGGGAATGAGGTTGAATATAATTCTAGTTAATGGCACTgtcgaaaaccaaacaaaacacactccctcccctcaaaagaaaaaatgatctgcttaagaaataattacctcagattataataaatttataatcTCTGTTAAATTCCACATGTAATATTTGCCTCAGTTCTTATCACTGAGGATGTTGATGCAGTCCCTTATTCTGTTGCATGGaaggtaaatacataaatattcagGCAGTGTTTAAAACAATATTTGACATGTGACATATGGCATATGAcagcttttcagaaaaataataggTGCCTGAGTTAGCCATTGTCAGAAGTGGGGAGGGTCAGTACCACTCTTCCTGACAGATTCccaaaagtaatgaaaattttgccttgttcaGGATTACAGATTGCTcccgaaaagatacaaagaggagagtctattaattatttaagatataaaataggtctacaaaaaatagaccccaaaaggtgcaaattaggagagatcgattatggactcttaatgactttcaaagattatttggagacatttcctatCTATGAACTATTGCTGGGGTAAAACATGATGaaatgagtaatttgttcaaaaccttagaaggttaCAAGGAtttaaacagtccaagagaattatcacctcaggctgagagagaattggccttggtggaaaagaaagtacaggaaggacatgtggattgtgtggatccaaagcatgattgaatttttttttttactctctaagaattctcctacaggaattttaatgtagagggaagatattatattggaatggatatttctatcaaataaacagagtaaaaaattaaaaacttatgtggaaaagatctctgacttgattttaaaaggaaaattgaggctttgtcaattagcaggaatagacccagcagaaattgtcatacctttaactaaggaagacattgacaaattatgggcaaaAAGTGaatcttggcaaagagcttgcagtaatttttggggCGATACTAACAGCAAATATCAAAAAAGTGATAGAAATCAAATTTAtgaagagagctgattggattctgcctTATATTGTAAGGGAAATATCCATACCTGGagcctgtacattttatacagatgcaaacaaacaaggaaaggcaggttacaaatcagaaaatttaagtggttcaaagtccttataattcagttcaaaaatcggaattgtatgctattctgttggtattaatggatttttcagaacctctcaacatagtaactgattctcagtatgctgaaagaatagtattacatattgagaatgcagaatttatccctgatgcgtcagaattaacttcactatttattcagttacaagatgtAGTCAAGAATAGGAAGCATCCTTTATTtgtaactcacatctgatcacatatgggtctaccaggccctctagcacaaggaaatgacaagattgataaactattgataggaaatgtgctgaaggcctcagaatttcataaaaaaaaatcatgtcaatagtaaaggtttaaaataggatttttccataacctggcaacaagccaaggaaattataaggaaatgtcctacttgttctttttacaatcagactctgctaccagcaggatgtaactcaAAGGGTACtgagaggaatgaaatctggcagatggatgtgttcaCATTGCAGAATTTGttaaattgaaatatgtacaccacactagtGATACTTATTTGGGATCTTAATGGACAAGtactctgagttctgaaaaagctactTTAGTAATCACGAATTTGTTAGaatttatggc encodes:
- the LOC131899266 gene encoding homeobox protein Rhox13-like, producing MARKVQWQYIYIVRNENGEEIAEVSTLEAALAMVGDNPSGGDAGCLMELNNGVRHVRESQNGSEESSRDANSSSSGPHQEEPRPSAEPVIRIPRRRSSRRQRRTTLKFTLGQVEEMEKLFKETQYPDALARKELAKTLNVTEVKVKTWFVHRRAEERKSERRVVLQSIPPRIEKVLLIIDRDDYP